The genomic region tGAGAATCACAGAACAAAGtcgtttaaaaatgtttttaacttTTAGTCTTTTAAGGCGATAAAATGGTTTTAAACTCACCGCATCAACTTTTCGTACCGAATTATTCACTGCACTTGATCGTACAAATTAGAATTAACAAAATTAACGAGGAAATGTGACAAAAGCGAGGTGTGCCTCTAACTTAATTGTTTTACACATGAAAGTTTTATAACCctaaattaaaaattcgactatttttcctctctcagCTTCTTTTCTTTATACACTCTCCAACCACTTTTgtcaaaatcaatcacaagTCTGATGGTTCAATCCATTTGGTTGCCAATGTCTactttgttccatctttttcaataTGCGGATCCAACTCGGTTCAGTAGTAGGCCATCGCTCTTCCAATTTTCAATGCCAACTATCTAGCGAATGATatcctttttaatttttcgccaCGTCGCATTCAAAATCCATTCGTTTATAATTTCGATTAATTCGTTCTTTACTATTATTATTCTATAAATTCATTTAGctcggctcaatccctacaTAGTGTATACTGCAAGAAAAGCATCATACTTTCAGTATCgaaattttcccatttaaaaaatactgcCTTATTATGATATGATCTGCAAATGgtcaaaaaacaataattagtCTGAGGTCGATATTTCAGGCTAAAAATGTATATAACGAAATGCGAAATAAGAACTAATTTAGCATTGAACTGAtttaagaaaaactaaaatacaataaaaatatactcTTAATATGAAAACAGATGATAAATGCTTGTTAAcgtgagtttgtttttctccaagCACCAATCTCTGTAGATCTTCTGCTTATGGCGCACCCATTCCTTACGACGCTCGCACACATGGTCAATTTGGACATAAATAACACCATCCGCTTATCGTTCGTCGATACCGTACGTCAGAAATTAGCATATGTTTTGTTGACGGTATACAGTTCATCACCAACAGCGGGGAATTCCAAACGGCAAAGTTGGCAAACAAAACGCGTCGCTAAAACCGACCGAATAGAACGGTTTTCTTTACGGCTGTTTGATATTCATCGTGTTCCGAAGACGCGTCTGAAGAGGAACCGGTTTGTGACCGGTTTATTTCTTTGCTTATGGGGGGGGCGGATACGTGTGAGTCATTCGACGAATCGATAGATGTTGTGAATCGAAACCCGGAAGAGATTTGTTTCCGCCTAAAATTCGATCTAGCCGTGAACCGCTTTCGGCTGGCATCGAGCGAACCGACACAGCATTTGGTTCCGGTCGCTAAGTCGCGGGAggcgtttattttattcattcttcCTAATCCATCCCACCAACATGCGCTGGGGGGATGGCCGACGACAACTTGAGCAGTCAGTGAACTCGGTATGCTAAAGTCTTCCCCTACCCCACGACGGTTACTTCGAGTTGCGGTCGGATGCTGGACACTCCTCGCCGAAGCGCGACAGATCATCGCTGCAAGGTCACCAAAAGCCAACGGTTCGACTCCGAAAGACGTCGTGAAGTTCCTaccagacaaaaaaaaatgaagctttTGCGAAATTGACCGTCAAGAAACGAACGGAATCACAGTTCTCAGCGGTGGGTGCTTTGCTACGAGAAACAGCCAATGTCAACATGGCACCTGTCAAGGTTTTTGGGTCGTGCCGTGtgctttaagttttttttttttaaatttcgccCAACTTTGCGAAACTGCTTTTGACGTGTCGTATAAATAAGAGCCATCGGAAGGAATTCTCGAGTAGACCAGCTAGAAACGGCAGACCAAGACGGTCGGAAGTGAACGCGTACGAGTACGGAAAGAACCAAAACAGATAGACGTGATGCTGCGAACAATCGTGATAGTGATTTTGGCCACCGGAATGGCGCTCGCCGTGCCAATCCAGAATTCGCCCGCAGCCGTTGAGAGGCCCTCCGAGGGTGCAACGCGGTTGGAGTCGGTAGACAGCAAAAGTGCAGTGCCGGCGAGTGCCGCGAACGACCCGGAAGCGGACCGTAACAAACGTCACCTTGGGTTCGGTGGAATCGGTATCGGCGTGGGACTGATCGGTGGTGGTGTCGGCATCGATCCGTACGATCAGTTCGGCTACGGAGGCGGATACGGGGGACACTATGGTGGTGGCTACGGTGGACACTACGGCGGTGGATACGGTGGACATTATGGCGGTGGCTTCGGTGCTCCGTACGGTGGCGGATTCGGAGGACCGTACGGAGGAGGCTTCGGAGGGCCGTACGGTGGAGGTTTCGGAGGGCCGTACGGTGGAGGTTATGCCAACGGATACCAGTACGGCTACGGATCGGGATACAGTAGTGGATTCTTCGGCTAGAGGTCCTAGTTACCATCAAGTTATTTGTGTCTCTCTTTCTTGTTTTCATGTTACACGGTGTACGTTGCGTTCGAACTGAAAAGCAGTATTAATAGTACGGATTAATTTATCacatcaaataaattatttgacAACAAATTCAACCTGaatttttactttaatttaCAACACACGAAATTGATCGCCAAGAATCGTTTGATTTCAAACCTAAAAAGAGTAACAAAAAAGACTACTTTGCATAACTAACAAGGGTGTAATTCATTAAACTGTTACATTCTAATCCGTGATTTGCTATTTTTTCTCAAGCAAAGTACAACGGTGTGAACCTGGGATAAAGCAAAGCTACAAGGAAGAATAATCTGCGGTAGATTGGAGTAAGGAccaccattttcttttccaccattttgaCACTTAGAATCGACATTCAACGAAAAGACTGTTTTCTTGTATATGAATCAATctcttattattattatggcATTCAATGATTTCAACATAATAACACTTGAGTGTACACagtttggaaaagattttctccGGCCATtaatattttgaatattcaGCATGATATTTTGTACGACATCTTCCACAAGTTTTGGGATCCAAATGTATATTTCCACGTACCGTTATTTTCTcgatatttaattaaattagtaTTGAAATTGCCACTCATTTTACTTCACGATCGTCTCGCTTTGAGCCACTCGACAAGAAACCGGTCACGTTCCACATCCCTCAGGGTGGATCGCTGGTACCTTTTAGTTCCGATacttaaaagaacaaaaaccggCTATAAAAAGCATCAACTTTGTACATCAAGCAAACCACCTCAGTGTTCCCCAGGACTCTGGATTACATGCAATGGGTTCACTTTGGCCAAGGCAGATGTTATCTTGGACTGAACATTATTCCAGCCTATTCCGGCgtttgttttcaacaaaacctgTTGTCAAGATGCCCCAGTCACGAGCGAACGTTGGGTTCTCTGGGAACCACAAAGACGGGAAGGCCGTCACGACGTGGCATCGTTAATTACAGGTAAGATTTATAGCCAACCTCGTGGCTACTTCCGCGTGCAAcggaaggaagaaaggaaaaacaatacgGGACTTGTTTTAATGAAACAAACTTCACATCTGATTCGAAGGTGCCTAGTTATCGTAAGTAGATTAGCAGAATAGGAACAAACAAGACTGATTAAAAATCAGCTGACTAAACCAAAGAAACAGAAAGAACagtgcaacaattttaaaaataaacagctAAAAAGTATTAAAAGTCAACGTAAAAGACTCAGCCATAAAATAATACTGAAATTGCAGAGGATGAAATTATCCTTTACTTTATAAAACTgtaaagtttattttataGCTTTAACTTCATAACTGTACAGTCACAGATAAAACATGATTCTTCTTCGCTTTGCCCTTTCAATTAAACATCCATTCGTTGTGGCAaatgaattacaaaccaaTTAAGTACGCCAAGATACGTACAATAAAAGTTTCAAATTCGAACATAAACTTATTTATACTTTCtcgttaaaaacaacaaattagaGCATGGGATGAAAAGATCAAACGGCTCGAGCGTCCGAAAGACAAAAGCTACTCCCTGGATTCCGGGAACCATCAATagagtgaaataaaattttatttgatcgCACTTTATTTTTGCCCTACACTAATCAAGCAAAACAACGCCCGCGCAATGGCGCATCGCATAAAATAGCGCAGATTCTTTTAAGGATGTtctaaaattttatcattctCGCTCCCTTCCAACGGAACTCTAGCGCTATCTTCGCCCCGTCTTCGCTCAGTCCCATTGGAAAGTAATTCAACAACAACGACCCGAGCTCGCCTGCGGTAAAACTTCCCCAATTCCTCAGTGATGCAGAAAACCGTTAACTTTTGGTAACCGTTTTCCTTCTGCCTAATTGAAACCCAAGCACCACGTGGCCGAGAAATGGTAGCACGtttggaaagcaatgtttccCGTGCCATTCCGAGCTTCAACGATGGAATTTAGGACGGAGCGCGGAAAGTGGCCAGCGAACGGGATGAAAATGCGCAACAATTTTCCCAAGTGTGGCGGTGCCGAAGATTGCAAATAAATTCAAGCAAACGATTGCGGGTTGGAACTgcctgtatttttttttcttttctttttaccaaACAAAATCAGATCCCCGATCGTCACTCGGCTCGCTTCTGGCCACTCTcaacccccctcccctttTAGTGGGGCAAATGAAAGGTATGATATTAAATAAATTCGCAATACATAAAACACCCCGAAACGGGCCGCGGTTTCCCGGATCGGTATCGGTTGTGTGCAGTAAATTGTGCGCCCTTTCTCGGTCGTGTTAACCGAAACCTAGATTGATAGTCCCTCGCTTATTTGTTGCTATTGGTTTTCTTATTTCCCCCTTGGCCCCGCGTCCGGTGCTCTGCCCAGAAAACTTCCCGAAggagttatttttcaaaatttgccACCGAAAcggcgaaagaaaatgttttttccgGGTAAAGAATTTAGCGAAGTGGCTCCGCCCGGGGTGAAAGATTCGGCAACAATTTGGTAGCAATAGAATTTCCCTCGAAGTTCTCCTTCGCCCGGCGCACCGGCGACAAAGTTTTCTCTGAAGTTATtgcgatactttttttttgcaaccatCCAACTGTTTCGTCGATGCCATGCGTCCTGACTCCGTCTTGCACCCGGTTTTTCTGTGTGGCATTTGTGTGGCCTCACAATTATGATTTTCGCCGTCCTTTTGCTCCGACGGAATGCGCGTTAGAGCTTGTGGGGTGTGAAGGGGGGTTTCTGCGATTTCCACAAACCTTCCATTCCGATAGCGACGAAAGCGGCGTAAATTTCTTTCTCCGAATGCGAATTTCATAAATCAAACGAACCCTGCATCGGCCCCCATGACGATTTCAAACCGACCCCAAGAACGCAGTGGTTCAGCGAGATATCGAATTGGTCTGAATGATATTACCCGGAAGTGTTGTATAGTTTATCTTGAAAAAACCCACGATGATCCAACAAACTCTATACCTGTTTCCACCCGCTGGTGTTGTTGGTCCGAAACGGGACCCGGAAGGCTCCAATCAAGGCCAAAATCCCCCGGCGACTTCCACCCACCGAAACCGGGGCGCTGGAAAgtttattggaaaactttttcaatatACCCAGGCTCGGACGGTGAGGGAAGGCAGGAGAAACTCACATTCGCGGGTGGCCATCCATCAGCATTCGCACGTAGTGACTGATGGTGCAATGTCACACATAAACACAGCATACATAGAACATATAGAGTCCCCGGATGACTCGCCTTTTCTCCCCGGTAGTGGGAGAAAGGAAACCAGCAGACGTCGATGTTTCGAAGTTTTTTGGTCGGTTTAGAAGCTTATCGGTTATTGATGGTGTGCGCGGTGGATAAAACAATCGTTTAACGGTAATCCTTTCCGGCGCTCGCTGTGGGATTCACCACCCGAACAAATGCACACTGTATTAAGTTGTCATCTTGAAAGTTTTGTCAGTTATTTTCAACCCCTTCCATCATTGCCAGACCTGACAGCCGACGCAACTCGATTGAGAAACGCTTTGAAGATCGATTAGTTCCGGTGGAATTAATTAGATGCCCTCCATACCCAACCGACACTCGAGCCCGTGGTCACGTGTCGAGCTGACCTGCTGCGGTTCATAGCAAACATTTAATTATGGAACAGTTTATCCGCTAATTAAAACGTACTCACATTAGCACCCGGCGAAAcgaataattaatttcaagAGCCCACACGCCGCTCTCGAAACCCAGGGTGAAGGTGATACACCAAATGCCGGcggaaacacattttaaactgTTTCCGACCGCACGCAGTTCGATATCGAAATTAAAGTGAGTGAATAAATtgtcaaaaaaatttaaaataaaataaacggatTCAGAGTTTAACCTTAACAGTCATTAATAATAGTATAAAAAGAGTGGTAATATCTGCATACAAACTAAACTTGCAAACAACGGATCAATTCACACGTTATCTAATAAAGCGTTAGAGattctaaaattaaattttgttttgctagttTTCGAATCCtgagaaattattttttgaaattgaaaaacattatCGCAATTATTTGCCTTAACATGTAAGAATCTTTTCCCAAGAAAAATCTTACGATATCCTTCTACAGAGAAAAGAAGGAATACAACAGCATGCAGTTGGAAATTGGACATGAATAAAGAAATGTGAAAGATCTCTAGAGCTGCCCAGGTTGAAAATTTCTATTTTCACGTTACTTTACGCTACCTTAGATTTATAAAAGAAATCTGCATTCCATCATAAACCCCCTTCTGGTGGCCGTTTCATCTAgcatcatttgtttgttttaatgtaaattaaaataaaatgttcagtccgaaatgatgaaacattcGCATTCGGCGAGAGCACAAGAAATGCAACGCAACTAAACAGCAGTAACGCGTAACATGTTTAGTATAGTGGCGGACTAAGCAACATTGCTATGAGTTGGATTATTTGTTGAGTTATTTATTCACAGTTTTGCACATCAAAACTTTTTTCACATCACAAAACCACAGTACATCACCCCTACAGGGCCCATACTTTAACGTAGTCCACCAGGAGCGATGCCGATTTGCCGCCATCTTTGTCCAGGTTCCAGGTCGGTAGCCACTGTGTGCGCCCGTTCCAGAAGTCTGTGGCCGCCTGTGGTGAATTGTTTTTCCACGGCTTACCACCCGGGTTGGTGGCCGCGTCGGGGAAGAAAGCCACCCCACCGACCGCTAGGTTGATGATGAAGTGGAACTCCTGATCGAACGGTGCCATGGGCGTTCCGTGGCGCCACGGATTTTCGAGATTGTGCCGA from Anopheles coustani chromosome 3, idAnoCousDA_361_x.2, whole genome shotgun sequence harbors:
- the LOC131261916 gene encoding keratin-associated protein 21-1-like, which produces MLRTIVIVILATGMALAVPIQNSPAAVERPSEGATRLESVDSKSAVPASAANDPEADRNKRHLGFGGIGIGVGLIGGGVGIDPYDQFGYGGGYGGHYGGGYGGHYGGGYGGHYGGGFGAPYGGGFGGPYGGGFGGPYGGGFGGPYGGGYANGYQYGYGSGYSSGFFG